ACTAAATAAACCCTTGTGGTCAAGACACATTCAACATAGAGCTAACAGGATCTCTGGCCCACGTGTCAGATTCTCTTTCTCACCGACAAGTGGGCCCTGCCTCTCCAACGAAAGCGCCAGATATTTCCCTCCTCCAAAACCACAATAAGGTCGCCACGTAGCGCCCGAGCGGCACCATACGAAACACCCCCACCCACTGgttaggtggggcccacgtcgCCCgcccaccgacaggtgggccccgcttCGCCCGCCCGTGCCAGCCAGGATGGGAAACCGCGTCCGACTGTCCGAGTCGGTTTCTCCGTacgggccgcgccgccgcctataAATTCGACCCGATCCCCTCCACCCACCGAACCGAATCCCCTCCTCTCGaatctttcctcctctctcgcctcgccggcgaaaccctagcccagctgcggcggcggcggcgagaccgagagagagaggccggagagattttgtggggaggaggaggattggTTGACGGTAGGGCGGGGGGGACATGGCGAGGTGCTTCCCGTACACGCGTAACCCCGTGGCGGAGTCGatgtcttcggcggcggcggcggcggttgagcCGGGGATCGATAAGGTTCGTTCGCTCGCTCGCCCGTCGAGCAAAGTCCGATTCGGTTTTCCCGAATTTGTGCTGTgctacggccgccgccgctgtcgaaTCATCGACTCTTAATTGCGATTAGGATTAGGATTATGAGCAGGATCTGACCAACGCCGCTAGTAATTAGGCAGGCACGGGTGATtggttgtttgtttgtttgtttgttggcCATGCTTGCTTTTGGGTTCTTGTTTGTTGGTTGCTTCAATTGGGATTATAGTGGCATGTTCTTGAGAACAAACTAGGATTAGGGTTATGTTTGGGGATTAGGATTAACTGTCTGTTTGGGGAGAATTTGGGGAACAGGATTAACTGTTTGTTTGGGGTGAAATTCTCTGTTCAAGAAAAATTGGTTCAGGAAATTGGAAATTGAGCGGAGAAGTTGTGCTTGATTGATTGCAAATTAGTTAAGTCTTCCGTGCCTGTTGCTGGTTTATGGTTTTCCATTATGGAATGCAAATGCCTCTGGTAGGCAAAAGTTCAGCTATATTTGGGTGAAACTGTCGTTGATTATCGTTGATTGCAGAAGATGATTTTGTTTTTCCTCCTTAGGTGAAAACATCTTGTAATACAAGATAAATGTCCTTTTTGGTAAAATGTGACAACAAGATGTAGTCACTCACAAATGGCAATAAGAGTGAAATTTGTTGCTGTTTGCTTCTAATTACAGACCTCTTCTCTGTTACTTCCGTTTATGGAAATGTCCATTGTGTACTTTGCATTGTCAAAAACCTTTCTGCCATCTgtcttgactttttttttcaatgttttcCGGTTCCATTTTTTTCCTCGCCCTTAAATGTTTTATTTACAATGTTTAATGTCttgacttaattttttttatcaacataTGTTTGATGTTTTCTCTTAAACAATGAAATCTTTTAAAATGTTGGTTTcttgctctttattcatctgcGGCTTGCTCTAATGTTTTTGTGAAATTGTGAGATCATATTTCAGTTCCGTTTTGCTTTCCTTTGTCTTGGAGTTTATTTTAGCCAGATCGTCTTGTAGTTTGTTTGAAGTGTGCAAATTTTGTTGCCATTTTGCTCTATTTGATAGTACAATGGGTGCTTGTTTGTACTTTGTGCTGGTTGGTAAGTACATAGCAGGGTATTTGACACGGTGACTAACAGAACGAGTCCATTGCGAAACAGTTCTAGACTTCTAGTGAACTTTGTAGGTTGAAGGTAAGCATTGTTGGATAATTCAAAGGGGACTGGTTTCTTATCTGTTGAGTCCGGATTATTGATTATACGCTAGAAAAAGTATCAATATTGGTGCATTGTTTTCATGCCTCTTTGCATTCCCGTCGTCTGTTCTGAATTGGAACTGACGATTAATCTGGTGGCTGAAGCTCCAGAAAGAAAGGGAAATGAtgcaaaagaaggaaaagaaggaaaggaagaaagagaaaaggagaCAAAAGAAAGCTGCCCAGCTGGGTGAGAAATATGAGACAGATGATCATCACTCTAAGCATGGCCATAAGAAGAGAAAGCACTCAGGCTGTGAAATAGTTGGCGAGGAGACAAGAAAAGTTTGTAATGTTACCATGGAGCATTTGGAGAAGAGCAGTCTTTCTGAAGAGCATGAGGCTCCTTCCTACAGTCAGGCTTTGCGTTGTACCCCAGAGAGCTCACTGGACAGCACTAAGAGGCTGAGGACTGAAGTGTCAAGTAGCCCTAGTCAAACCAGAAATGgtaaggatttttctgttttttcttttttatttctgcAACCTCTTTTTATATAAGCAATATTTCTCAATATGTGATGCTAATATTATGTGCCCTTGCAGGTGTTAACATTCGTGTAAAGTTTACACCTACAAATCAAAGAAGAGACCCAGAAGCAACAACAGGAATGTCAATGAAACCAAGAGTTACTGAACAATCACCAGTCAAAGAAACCGGAATGGATCTGTCCATGGCCAATAGGAAGAGAGAGTTCCAGCCTCATGTCAACACAGTGTCAGTGGTGAAACAAGTTGTCTCCCAACAGAAGAACATGTCTATAAGGAATGGCAATTGTTTGGATGAGTCAAGAAAAGTCAGTCAGCAGCATGATGCAAAGTCCATGCAAAGAGTCAATATGGTGCAGAGAGTTAGAACTAAGTCAACACCGATTGCTGCGATGCAAAGAGTTGATCCGCCTTCATCTGAGAAGGCAGTGATGCAAAGAGCTAATCCTGCGCCCACAAAGGTTATGCAAGGGGTTGAAGCTGCACCTGTGAAGTCAATGCAGAGAGCTAATCCCACGTCCACAAAGGTGatgcaagaggttgaagctacACCTGTGAAAGCAATGCAAATAGCTGGCCATATCACTCTTTCGAAAGTGTTCAACAGAGAGAGTACTCAAGTTCAGTTGAGGAAAGAAACAGGAGGTCCCCTACTTGGGGGCCAGCTTAACACAGGGCGACCTACTCTGCTAAACAAGCCCAAGGTGTGTGCTGATCCACCTATCTTGTTAAGCAAGCCGGAGATGTTGTGTGTTGAGCCACCTGGCTTGTTGAACAAACCGAAGGCGCATGTCGAACCACCTGTTgtcaagcagcagcaacagattGTGCCCGAAGCACAAGAAGAGCCTTGTTCTGTTGGAAGTGTCTTGGCAGCAGCATCCCCAGTAACAGAGGCACAACAGTCCAGCTCTGACCGGAAAAGCCGCAAGGCTGAGAAGAAAGGGAGGAAGCTTGCAGATTTGTTTGTGAACTGGAAACCATCACCCACACAGATGGAAGATACAGATGTTGGTGACCAGGACTGGCTCTTCAGCTGCCGGGCGACCCCTAAAAATAACTGCAGGACCTTCGATGGATCAGCAAGGTGTCAGCCTACCGAGCAGCTCTTCTCGCTGCAGCCCAGAGCAGTCCATTTGCCTGACCTTCTTATGTATCAGCTGCCGTTTGTTGTGCCTTTTTAGGTTATAAGTTTAGATTTAGATGAGTGACGGTTGTAAGTAGCTTAATGGGCAGTGGACAACAAGAAGCTGTGAAGCTTTGTGGGAACTGGGAGCCGTGTTTCCTTGCTTCAGTTTTCCAGCTTATATGTTCTGTTGTATGAAAATCATTAAATCAGTGGAGATAATAACAAGCGAAAAAAAACTTCACACACTGTTTGATGCCGTTCTTTCTCTTTTATTGTGGCTTGGCAAGATTCATTCTTTTGTTTCCAAGTATGTAATGCTTATTCTGTATTACTTCATGTGGTACTGGGCCCCAGCTAGCTTTCAACATTTTTGAATTCTGTGCAAGTTTTTAAAAATTACAAAAGGATAAAGTTATTTACTCCATTTTAAATTGTTGCTCTAGCTTAGTTCAAAGTACATTTATATCTTTGATAATCAAATTTTAGAAGTTCATGTGGTTTAACTTCTGAATTATACATTATTCCTTCCTCTTCCTGCTGTTGTTTCTTTTTCAGTTCTCTTCCGATATTTGTACTCCTGTTGTAACACCTTGACTACCATTAATAAAATGGTTATAAGGTAGAGCCTCTCTACCtttttcagtcaaaaaaaattatacattatGGAAGTGTTTCTAAGGtgaatctaaaaatataaatcttatTTAAAATCTTATGATGTTAATATCAATTATTCAAGCATGGTAGACATAAATCTTAATATTATTATGAGCACATTGAATAATGGCAAAATATTTCAAGGTCAtcaaataatttaataattctCCAAAAGAGTCCAGAACTAATTACGGTGAATGACAAATCACTATGAAAGAATATATTCTCAGAAGATAAACCATGCACTTAGGCATCGCTAGATATCTATGATCAATAGAAGACCCACAACTCTCTGGCGAACCCATGGTGCTGCAATATTGTAAAGAACCCTGCTATACATCCGACTTTCTTGTCCCACCGACGTACGACTAAATGGCAAAACAGCAAATGGACAACGGCGTGAGGCTCAATGAGTTGGAGGATTAAACAGCGCGGGGATCAAGCCATGAACGGATGTTGCAGTCGTACAGGAGTCGGACATTTCGGACGTACGTGTAgcatttttctattgtaaagcAGTTTGTGAAAATAAGGATGAATCCTGAGTTAAGCCTCTCTCCGGCTTCTATAAAAAGAGAATAAATGATAGATGTGGTAGTTACTACCCTTATCCATCCAATAAAAAACAACGTGTTAAGCCGTTATTTCTCCAGTTACGGCAATGTAGGAAGGGGGAAATTGGTATTTCCTCTTGATGTTTTGCCAGGGATATTGCACGCAACGCATGAACGCAATGTTTCTTTGATGTAGCACATAGTGCATCTTTGATGCTGAAACTGAGGAGTTGTTAGGGATGTTGCACGCCGTTTTCAGTTGATATTCTTAGATTTTGCATATATTAGATTTTTTATGTTGCAGTTAGGTCCCGTACATTTCTGATTAAACTACAGATTTTATCTCGGTTTTCGTTAGCACGTTATTTCGTGTAAaagctttatatataaaagttgataTACAATATTATATAAACCCATTTTTCATGtttaaaataactaaaacttaattaattatgtgttaatgaCTTGTTTTGTGTGGCCGTACTTACTACTCTCGAGTGTGATTTGATTTAAACATGTATTGGGGTTTAGGGTTAAAAGCGATAAAACCTAGTAAAATTGGATCACTCATTCTAAATTTAAAATCCAAAATAATTAGCCTTATAGATTATTCTTCatgaattaataaaaaaacGAGTAGGACTATGGTGTTTTTATCCCACTCGGACTGATTAGGGGTTGAATTTAAGGTCTCTTTTAAAGATGCTCCAAAGTCatctttttcaaatttttatctCCTTTAGGAGATGACATATTAAAATAGTGGTCAAATCATCTTTGACAAATAACCATAAAATTATACTACTAGTGTTCTACGGTAAAGCAGATATTTTCCTAcctaaaaaaatgattaaattACTCAATccaaatttagaattaaaatttaattaaacctGATAGGCTACGAAACTGCTAATTGGCGCAGCGCGTGCCCTCCACTTCACCACGTGTCCTCTATTTTTTTCACGATTTTTCTCCTTgatgttttttctctttttgtggCACGATTTTTTCCCTCCTAATTTGGCgcgatttttttctcaaattttatCGTCCCTCCCCTCGGCGCatattctatattttttttgcattcttttcgatttttttaatcta
Above is a window of Oryza sativa Japonica Group chromosome 10, ASM3414082v1 DNA encoding:
- the LOC4348008 gene encoding uncharacterized protein isoform X2 produces the protein MARCFPYTRNPVAESMSSAAAAAVEPGIDKKEREMMQKKEKKERKKEKRRQKKAAQLGEKYETDDHHSKHGHKKRKHSGCEIVGEETRKVCNVTMEHLEKSSLSEEHEAPSYSQALRCTPESSLDSTKRLRTEVSSSPSQTRNGVNIRVKFTPTNQRRDPEATTGMSMKPRVTEQSPVKETGMDLSMANRKREFQPHVNTVSVVKQVVSQQKNMSIRNGNCLDESRKVSQQHDAKSMQRVNMVQRVRTKSTPIAAMQRVDPPSSEKAVMQRANPAPTKVMQGVEAAPVKSMQRANPTSTKVMQEVEATPVKAMQIAGHITLSKVFNRESTQVQLRKETGGPLLGGQLNTGRPTLLNKPKVCADPPILLSKPEMLCVEPPGLLNKPKAHVEPPVVKQQQQIVPEAQEEPCSVGSVLAAASPVTEAQQSSSDRKSRKAEKKGRKLADLFVNWKPSPTQMEDTDVGDQDWLFSCRATPKNNCRTFDGSARCQPTEQLFSLQPRAVHLPDLLMYQLPFVVPF
- the LOC4348008 gene encoding uncharacterized protein isoform X1, which encodes MARCFPYTRNPVAESMSSAAAAAVEPGIDKLQKEREMMQKKEKKERKKEKRRQKKAAQLGEKYETDDHHSKHGHKKRKHSGCEIVGEETRKVCNVTMEHLEKSSLSEEHEAPSYSQALRCTPESSLDSTKRLRTEVSSSPSQTRNGVNIRVKFTPTNQRRDPEATTGMSMKPRVTEQSPVKETGMDLSMANRKREFQPHVNTVSVVKQVVSQQKNMSIRNGNCLDESRKVSQQHDAKSMQRVNMVQRVRTKSTPIAAMQRVDPPSSEKAVMQRANPAPTKVMQGVEAAPVKSMQRANPTSTKVMQEVEATPVKAMQIAGHITLSKVFNRESTQVQLRKETGGPLLGGQLNTGRPTLLNKPKVCADPPILLSKPEMLCVEPPGLLNKPKAHVEPPVVKQQQQIVPEAQEEPCSVGSVLAAASPVTEAQQSSSDRKSRKAEKKGRKLADLFVNWKPSPTQMEDTDVGDQDWLFSCRATPKNNCRTFDGSARCQPTEQLFSLQPRAVHLPDLLMYQLPFVVPF